A single window of Neisseria chenwenguii DNA harbors:
- a CDS encoding site-specific DNA-methyltransferase, protein MYPDKFSETRDEYARRVGDKDQEGYLKRDGVFQGAFRKNGKDSGHYHSNWLNMMLPRLHLAKTLLREDGVIFISIDDNEQAQLKLLCDEVFGAENFVADVIWQKKYAATNDAKGFSTLHDYILVYQKSSEFERNLLPRTEAQNKPYKNDDKDGKGLWRSDNLLVKSFSASAVYPITNPNTGEKFFPPQGSSWRASQSTMEIWLKENRIFFGKDGLGAPQLKRYLNEVQQGRVPTTWWNFEEVGHNDAANKELQNLFNSKAPFDTPKPTTLLAQMLKIGSNSDGIIMDFFSGSGTTAHAVMQLNAEDGGNRRYICVQLPEETDEKSEARKAGFANIAEIAKERIRRAGAQIRRSGIDARQDRPSENAEVVGDGVSGINARPTDTGFKVFKLAESNFKQWRSPSDRSSDGLEAQLEIFRDVVEPHATAENMAYELALRLGFQLTDPMIFSDGVVWLDNAAGSRKTALLLETVGDELLRDVLAQSPQKVFALDKAFGGDDALKTNAALQCKDAGVAFETL, encoded by the coding sequence ATCTATCCCGACAAATTTTCCGAAACCCGCGACGAATACGCCCGCCGCGTGGGCGACAAAGATCAGGAAGGCTACCTGAAACGCGACGGCGTATTCCAAGGCGCGTTCCGCAAAAACGGCAAAGACAGCGGGCATTACCACAGCAACTGGCTCAACATGATGCTGCCGCGCCTGCATCTGGCGAAAACGCTGTTGCGCGAAGACGGCGTGATTTTTATCTCGATTGATGACAACGAACAGGCGCAGTTGAAATTGCTGTGTGATGAAGTGTTTGGGGCGGAGAATTTTGTGGCTGATGTGATTTGGCAGAAAAAATACGCTGCAACAAATGACGCAAAAGGATTTTCTACCTTACACGATTACATTTTGGTTTATCAAAAAAGTTCTGAATTTGAAAGAAATTTACTTCCACGAACAGAGGCTCAAAATAAACCCTATAAAAACGATGATAAAGATGGAAAGGGTCTATGGCGAAGCGATAATTTATTAGTTAAATCATTTTCTGCCAGTGCAGTATATCCCATTACAAATCCAAATACAGGGGAAAAATTCTTTCCCCCACAAGGAAGTTCGTGGCGGGCAAGTCAATCCACAATGGAAATTTGGTTAAAGGAAAATCGCATATTTTTTGGGAAAGATGGTTTAGGAGCACCACAATTAAAAAGATATTTAAATGAAGTTCAACAAGGCAGAGTGCCAACAACGTGGTGGAATTTTGAAGAAGTTGGACACAATGATGCCGCCAACAAAGAATTGCAAAATCTTTTTAATTCCAAAGCACCATTTGACACGCCAAAACCAACAACATTATTAGCACAAATGTTAAAAATTGGTTCAAATTCAGACGGCATCATTATGGATTTCTTTTCAGGTTCCGGCACCACCGCCCACGCCGTGATGCAGCTTAACGCCGAAGACGGCGGCAACCGCCGCTATATCTGCGTGCAGCTTCCCGAAGAAACGGACGAAAAATCCGAAGCGCGCAAGGCGGGTTTTGCCAACATCGCCGAAATCGCCAAAGAGCGTATCCGCCGTGCGGGTGCGCAAATCCGTAGGTCGGGCATTGATGCCCGACAAGACAGGCCGTCTGAAAATGCGGAGGTTGTCGGAGACGGTGTGTCGGGCATCAATGCCCGACCTACCGATACGGGCTTCAAAGTCTTCAAACTCGCCGAAAGCAACTTCAAGCAATGGCGCAGCCCCTCCGACCGCAGTTCAGACGGCCTTGAAGCGCAGCTGGAAATCTTCCGCGATGTGGTCGAACCGCACGCCACCGCCGAAAACATGGCCTACGAACTGGCCTTGCGTTTGGGCTTCCAACTCACCGACCCGATGATTTTTTCAGACGGCGTGGTGTGGCTCGACAACGCGGCAGGCAGCCGCAAAACGGCCTTGCTGCTGGAAACGGTCGGCGATGAATTGTTGCGCGATGTGCTGGCGCAGTCGCCGCAAAAAGTCTTCGCGCTGGACAAGGCGTTCGGCGGCGATGATGCGCTGAAAACCAATGCGGCCTTGCAGTGCAAAGATGCGGGTGTGGCGTTTGAAACGCTTTGA
- the rpmI gene encoding 50S ribosomal protein L35: protein MPKMKTKSSAKKRFKVLGNGGVKRGHAFKSHILTKKTTKTKRQLRGTAMVNDRDLASVAKMLPYA, encoded by the coding sequence ATGCCTAAGATGAAAACCAAATCCAGCGCGAAAAAACGCTTTAAAGTTTTGGGTAACGGTGGTGTAAAACGTGGTCATGCGTTCAAAAGCCATATCCTGACCAAAAAAACTACGAAAACAAAACGCCAATTGCGCGGTACCGCTATGGTCAATGATCGTGATTTGGCTTCTGTTGCTAAAATGTTACCCTATGCTTAA
- the hemH gene encoding ferrochelatase: protein MPYFHTEPALPYDKQNKTAVLLLNLGTPDAPTTAAVKPYLRDFLSDKRVVELPSWLWQPVLRGLVLTLRPKKSAHGYEKIWFKEGSPLAVYTERQAAALAARLPDVIVRHAMTYGNPSVADVMADFKAQGVGRLLVVPLYPQYAASSTGAALDKVFQNLLKQRNQMSVRTVSRFYDDAGYIAAMKQHIETYWAQHGRGDKLMLSFHGIPQKSHDDGDPYPDECRHTARLLADALGLAEQDYIVSFQSRFGRAKWVEPSTQDLLDKLPAQGVNKLDVFCPGFTADCLETLEEIALTGREQFHAAGGKAYSYIPCLNDNAAWLSALADLVKRNLQGWD, encoded by the coding sequence ATGCCGTATTTTCATACCGAACCTGCCCTCCCCTACGACAAACAAAACAAAACCGCCGTATTGCTGCTGAATTTGGGTACGCCCGATGCGCCGACGACGGCGGCGGTGAAGCCTTATCTGCGTGATTTTTTATCGGACAAGCGCGTGGTGGAGCTGCCCTCGTGGCTGTGGCAGCCGGTTTTGCGCGGTTTGGTGTTGACGCTGCGCCCGAAAAAATCGGCGCACGGTTATGAAAAAATCTGGTTTAAGGAAGGCTCTCCGCTGGCGGTTTACACCGAACGGCAGGCGGCGGCGCTGGCGGCGCGGTTGCCCGATGTCATCGTGCGCCATGCGATGACTTACGGCAATCCAAGTGTGGCGGACGTGATGGCGGATTTTAAGGCGCAGGGGGTGGGCAGGCTTTTGGTGGTGCCGCTTTATCCGCAGTATGCGGCTTCCAGCACGGGCGCGGCCTTGGATAAGGTGTTTCAAAACCTGCTCAAACAGCGCAATCAAATGAGCGTGCGCACCGTTTCGCGTTTTTATGACGATGCGGGCTATATCGCGGCGATGAAGCAGCACATCGAAACATATTGGGCGCAACACGGGCGCGGCGACAAATTGATGTTGAGTTTCCACGGCATTCCGCAAAAAAGCCATGACGACGGCGACCCCTACCCCGACGAATGCCGCCACACCGCCCGCCTCCTCGCCGACGCACTGGGTTTGGCGGAACAAGACTACATCGTTTCCTTCCAAAGCCGCTTCGGGCGCGCCAAATGGGTAGAGCCGAGCACGCAGGATTTATTGGACAAACTGCCCGCACAAGGCGTAAACAAACTCGACGTCTTCTGCCCCGGCTTTACCGCCGACTGCTTGGAAACGCTGGAAGAAATCGCCCTGACCGGCCGCGAACAGTTCCACGCCGCCGGCGGCAAGGCATACAGCTACATTCCGTGCCTGAACGACAACGCCGCCTGGCTCTCGGCGCTGGCGGATTTGGTGAAGCGGAATCTGCAGGGTTGGGATTGA
- a CDS encoding restriction endonuclease, giving the protein MQLKFETLDYQSDAVEAVVRLFEGEPNHTQLFELNAAGASPIVANRLHLVRDEIGKNLNAVQRDFRLPETPIGEHGLNFSVEMETGTGKTYVYLRTVFELNKRYGWKKFVIVVPSVAIREGVVQSIRAMRPHFQTAFDHPVFQSAVYSSDRLNTLRNFAANNHIEILIMNIDAFKKDDNVINRVNESGDAPIEWISGTNPIVVIDEPQNMETELAKQAIDALHPLFVLRYSATHKNPYHKIYSLNPIEAYNKKLVKQIEVEPVLAKNDVNGAYVALKEFVSGKKKLAAKVEIHVADKKETKKKTVSVSSGDDLFDKSGGNESYRHGFIINGLNAEMGEMALSGGQIITLGESDDLIRDEVMKKQIECTIKEHLAKEKRLKPRGIKVLSLFFIDKVANYRNGGKFARWFEEIYRRETGENSDGVHDGYFSQDKDTSGKTKADEDTYDLIMRDKEKLLSFDSPLRFIFSHSALKEGWDNPNVFQICTLNETRSPIKKRQEIGRGLRLAVNQQGERVRDEGVNILTVIPNESYESFATNLQKEYEDECGIKFCNGGVKEKAKRTRQTFRKGFTLDPVFLEIWQRLQHKTRYSVQFSRDELIQTASKAVHGMPTIDKPKITVQKAAIHQTQTDGIWGEERNSWAEQADIEWDIPDVLGEIQKKTRLTRQTLFEIVQQSGRAGDIADNPQRFVDLVSEKIQTALHGLMIEGIEYFRLSENGEYAQSLARWQELEEIGAEFFMNEYTFKVNQNDGNKQEKTIFADYIPLDSNTEKRFAQDCESHEDVQLYFKLPDWFKIPTPIGNYNPDWAVVMRNRERIFFVAETKNTGKGIQDGVSEKQLSLKEQQKIVCARKHFEVFDGIEYRVVQKLNEL; this is encoded by the coding sequence ATGCAGTTGAAATTTGAAACGCTGGATTACCAAAGCGATGCGGTTGAGGCCGTTGTCCGCCTGTTTGAGGGCGAGCCGAACCATACGCAACTTTTTGAACTGAATGCGGCGGGTGCGTCGCCGATTGTGGCGAACCGCCTGCATTTGGTGCGCGATGAAATCGGCAAAAACCTGAATGCGGTGCAGCGGGATTTCAGGCTGCCTGAAACGCCGATCGGCGAACACGGCCTGAATTTTTCGGTGGAAATGGAAACGGGCACGGGCAAAACGTATGTGTATCTGCGCACGGTTTTTGAGCTGAACAAACGCTACGGCTGGAAAAAATTTGTGATTGTGGTGCCGAGCGTGGCCATCCGCGAGGGCGTGGTGCAGAGTATCCGCGCGATGAGGCCGCATTTTCAGACGGCCTTTGACCATCCGGTTTTCCAATCGGCGGTGTACAGCAGCGACCGACTGAATACGCTGCGCAATTTTGCCGCCAACAATCATATTGAAATTCTGATTATGAACATCGACGCGTTCAAGAAAGACGACAATGTGATTAACCGCGTGAACGAAAGCGGCGATGCGCCGATTGAGTGGATTAGCGGCACGAACCCGATTGTGGTGATTGACGAGCCGCAGAATATGGAAACGGAGTTGGCAAAACAGGCGATTGATGCGCTTCATCCTTTGTTTGTGCTCCGTTATTCTGCGACGCATAAAAATCCCTACCATAAAATCTACAGCTTAAATCCGATTGAGGCGTACAACAAAAAGCTGGTGAAGCAGATTGAAGTCGAGCCGGTTTTGGCGAAAAACGATGTGAACGGCGCGTATGTGGCCTTGAAGGAATTTGTGTCGGGCAAGAAAAAGCTGGCGGCGAAAGTGGAAATCCATGTGGCCGATAAAAAGGAAACCAAGAAGAAAACGGTGAGCGTGTCGTCGGGCGACGATTTGTTTGACAAGTCGGGCGGCAACGAAAGCTACCGGCACGGTTTCATCATCAACGGCTTAAATGCGGAAATGGGCGAAATGGCTTTGTCGGGCGGGCAAATCATCACGCTGGGCGAAAGCGACGACCTAATCCGCGACGAAGTGATGAAAAAGCAGATTGAATGCACAATCAAAGAGCATTTGGCGAAGGAAAAACGCTTAAAGCCGCGCGGCATTAAGGTTTTATCGCTGTTTTTTATCGACAAAGTGGCGAATTACCGCAACGGCGGCAAATTCGCGCGCTGGTTTGAGGAAATTTACCGACGTGAAACAGGCGAAAATTCAGACGGTGTGCATGACGGCTATTTCAGCCAAGACAAAGATACCAGCGGCAAAACCAAAGCCGATGAAGATACTTACGATCTGATTATGCGCGACAAGGAAAAGCTGCTTTCCTTCGACAGCCCGTTGCGCTTTATCTTCTCGCATTCCGCGCTGAAAGAGGGCTGGGACAATCCGAACGTGTTCCAAATCTGCACGCTCAACGAAACCCGTTCGCCGATTAAAAAGCGGCAGGAAATCGGGCGCGGTCTGCGTTTGGCGGTCAATCAGCAGGGCGAGCGTGTGCGCGACGAGGGCGTGAATATTCTCACCGTTATCCCGAACGAAAGTTACGAAAGTTTCGCTACCAATCTGCAAAAAGAATACGAAGACGAATGCGGCATCAAGTTCTGCAACGGCGGTGTGAAGGAAAAAGCGAAACGCACGCGGCAGACCTTCCGCAAAGGTTTTACGCTCGATCCCGTTTTTCTGGAAATCTGGCAGAGATTGCAGCATAAAACACGTTATTCGGTGCAGTTTTCGCGTGATGAATTAATTCAGACGGCCTCTAAAGCGGTGCACGGTATGCCGACAATCGACAAGCCGAAAATTACGGTGCAAAAGGCGGCCATTCATCAAACGCAAACCGACGGCATTTGGGGCGAGGAACGCAATTCTTGGGCGGAACAGGCGGATATTGAATGGGATATTCCCGATGTGCTGGGCGAAATCCAAAAGAAAACCAGGCTGACGCGGCAGACGCTGTTTGAAATCGTGCAGCAGTCGGGGCGCGCAGGCGATATTGCCGACAATCCGCAGCGTTTTGTGGATTTAGTAAGCGAAAAAATTCAGACGGCCCTGCACGGCCTGATGATTGAGGGCATCGAATATTTCAGGCTGTCTGAAAACGGCGAATATGCGCAAAGTCTGGCACGCTGGCAGGAGTTGGAAGAAATCGGCGCGGAATTTTTTATGAATGAATATACGTTTAAGGTAAACCAAAATGACGGGAACAAGCAGGAAAAGACCATCTTTGCCGACTATATCCCGCTTGATTCCAATACGGAAAAACGGTTTGCCCAAGATTGTGAAAGCCATGAAGATGTGCAACTGTATTTCAAACTGCCTGACTGGTTTAAAATCCCGACGCCAATCGGTAATTACAATCCCGATTGGGCCGTCGTGATGAGAAACCGCGAACGGATATTTTTTGTTGCCGAAACCAAAAATACCGGAAAAGGTATTCAGGATGGCGTGTCTGAGAAACAGTTATCACTAAAAGAGCAGCAAAAAATCGTGTGCGCCCGCAAGCATTTTGAGGTATTTGATGGAATTGAATACCGCGTTGTGCAGAAGCTAAATGAGTTGTAA
- the rplT gene encoding 50S ribosomal protein L20 produces MPRVKRGVTARARHKKVLALAKGYRGRRKNVYRVAKQAVMKAGQYAYRDRRQRKRQFRQLWIVRINAGARENGLSYSKFMNGLKRAAIEIDRKVLADLAVFDKAAFAQLVEKAKAALAA; encoded by the coding sequence ATGCCACGCGTAAAACGCGGTGTAACCGCACGTGCCCGTCATAAAAAAGTATTAGCATTAGCCAAAGGTTATCGTGGTCGCCGTAAAAATGTCTACCGCGTTGCCAAACAGGCGGTAATGAAAGCAGGACAATATGCCTACCGCGACCGCCGTCAACGCAAACGCCAATTCCGCCAACTGTGGATTGTGCGTATCAATGCAGGTGCCCGTGAAAACGGTTTGTCTTACAGCAAATTCATGAATGGCCTGAAACGCGCTGCAATTGAAATCGACCGCAAAGTACTGGCTGATTTGGCTGTATTCGACAAAGCAGCATTTGCACAGCTGGTTGAAAAAGCCAAAGCCGCTTTGGCTGCTTAA
- the tgt gene encoding tRNA guanosine(34) transglycosylase Tgt has product MFKFTLHKTDGHARRGTLELNHGKIETPVFMPVGTYGSVKAMTPQNLHEINAQIILGNTYHLWLRPGLEVIEQFGGLHDFIGWNKPILTDSGGFQVFSLSDMRKLTEEGCTFKSPINGDKLFLSPEISMKIQTVLNSDIAMQLDECTPGEATHDQARKSLQMSLRWAERSKKAFEDLSNPNVLFGIVQGAMYEDLREESLRGLEALDFPGLSIGGLSVGEPKPEMYRMLRAVGPMLPEHKPHYLMGVGTPEDLVYGVAHGVDMFDCVMPTRNARNGWLFTRFGDLKLKNAKHKLDKRPIDESCTCYACQNFSRAYLHHLHKAGEILGAQLNTIHNLHFYQTIMAEMREAIEQGKFADWQAQFHENRARGVD; this is encoded by the coding sequence ATGTTCAAATTCACCCTCCACAAAACCGACGGCCACGCCCGCCGCGGTACGCTCGAACTCAATCACGGCAAAATCGAAACGCCCGTGTTCATGCCCGTGGGCACCTACGGCTCGGTCAAAGCCATGACCCCGCAGAACCTGCACGAAATCAACGCCCAAATCATCTTAGGTAACACCTACCACCTGTGGCTGCGCCCCGGTTTGGAAGTCATCGAACAATTCGGCGGACTGCACGATTTTATCGGCTGGAACAAACCGATTCTTACCGATTCGGGCGGTTTCCAAGTGTTTTCGCTTTCCGACATGCGGAAATTAACCGAAGAAGGCTGCACCTTCAAAAGCCCGATTAACGGCGACAAGCTGTTTCTCTCGCCCGAAATCTCCATGAAAATCCAAACCGTCTTAAATTCCGACATCGCCATGCAGCTCGACGAATGCACGCCCGGCGAAGCCACGCACGATCAGGCCAGAAAATCGCTGCAAATGAGCCTGCGCTGGGCGGAGCGCAGCAAAAAAGCGTTTGAAGATCTGAGCAACCCGAACGTGCTCTTCGGCATCGTACAAGGTGCGATGTATGAAGATTTGCGCGAAGAATCGCTGCGCGGCTTGGAAGCGCTCGACTTCCCCGGTCTGTCCATCGGCGGCCTCTCCGTCGGCGAACCAAAGCCGGAAATGTACCGTATGCTGCGTGCAGTCGGTCCGATGCTGCCGGAACACAAACCGCATTATCTGATGGGTGTCGGCACGCCGGAAGATTTGGTGTACGGCGTGGCGCACGGCGTGGACATGTTCGACTGCGTGATGCCGACCCGCAACGCGCGTAACGGCTGGCTGTTTACCCGCTTCGGCGATTTGAAACTGAAAAATGCCAAACACAAACTCGATAAACGCCCGATTGATGAGAGCTGCACCTGCTATGCCTGCCAAAACTTCAGCCGCGCCTATCTGCACCACCTGCACAAAGCCGGCGAAATTCTCGGCGCACAGTTGAACACCATTCACAACCTGCATTTCTACCAAACCATCATGGCCGAAATGCGCGAAGCCATCGAGCAGGGCAAATTTGCCGACTGGCAGGCGCAATTCCATGAGAACCGTGCGCGCGGCGTGGATTGA
- a CDS encoding transporter, with protein sequence MEYAVAFQVAFLIFVAHAAGVFVAGFGKFVGIDKAVAARVVGRVDVDHFHAACIGFLQDFQRFHVFGFDKDVLRGIKIHAFAFAGNQGVESGRLQRTVGRGFARPVELVAFVFGAKVVCAENELELFKVDLVFAEDFGEQGFEF encoded by the coding sequence TTGGAATACGCCGTCGCGTTTCAGGTAGCCTTCCTGATCTTTGTCGCCCACGCGGCGGGCGTATTCGTCGCGGGTTTCGGAAAATTTGTCGGGATAGATAAAGCTGTCGCTGCCCGTGTTGTAGGGCGGGTCGATGTAGATCATTTTCACGCTGCCTGCATAGGATTTTTGCAGGATTTTCAACGCTTCCATGTTTTCGGCTTCGATAAAGACGTTTTGCGTGGCATCAAAATCCACGCTTTCGCTTTTGCAGGGAATCAAGGTGTTGAAAGTGGGCGTTTGCAGCGCACGGTAGGCCGCGGTTTTGCCCGCCCAGTTGAGCTGGTAGCGTTCGTTTTCGGCGCAAAGGTTGTCTGCGCCGAGAATGAGCTTGAGCTTTTCAAAGTCGATTTGGTCTTCGCAGAAGACTTCGGGGAACAGGGATTTGAGTTTTAA
- a CDS encoding glycosyltransferase family 2 protein, translating into MHTNPTLDVVIPCYNAARTLLTAVESAAAQRDVRNIWLVDDASTDNTRDVMRNLTMAFPQVRCEYMPQNGGSAKARNWGALQSDADFVAFLDADDAYETGVLTPAYMALEQFHYLSLVRLKLRPVGFPARYLDHPEFPRAWQRLAMTVGGNTVFRRCILLAAGGFPQDGLFRQFGGEDAALGIALTRSSVVGTLFGSEDAAVQHVYRDGIHAERLLDAELFGQTFADITPEHAAQAEAVTAKICRRLDEMKAHSAFDQTGITALEAGYEAV; encoded by the coding sequence ATGCACACAAATCCAACCCTAGACGTCGTCATTCCCTGCTACAACGCCGCGCGAACGCTGCTTACCGCCGTTGAAAGCGCCGCCGCGCAGCGCGATGTGCGCAATATCTGGCTGGTGGACGACGCTTCTACCGACAACACCCGCGACGTGATGCGCAACCTGACGATGGCTTTCCCGCAGGTGCGCTGCGAATATATGCCGCAAAACGGCGGTTCGGCCAAAGCCCGCAACTGGGGCGCGTTGCAGAGCGACGCCGATTTCGTCGCCTTTCTCGACGCCGACGACGCCTACGAAACAGGCGTGCTCACGCCCGCCTATATGGCTTTAGAGCAGTTCCACTACCTCAGCCTCGTGCGCCTGAAACTGCGCCCCGTCGGCTTTCCCGCCCGCTATCTCGACCATCCCGAATTTCCCCGCGCATGGCAGCGGCTGGCCATGACCGTCGGCGGCAATACCGTGTTCCGCCGCTGTATCCTGCTGGCGGCGGGCGGTTTTCCGCAAGACGGACTGTTCCGCCAATTCGGCGGCGAAGACGCCGCGCTCGGCATCGCGCTCACCCGCAGCAGCGTCGTCGGCACGCTGTTCGGCAGCGAAGACGCCGCCGTGCAACACGTTTACCGCGACGGCATCCACGCCGAACGCCTGCTCGACGCCGAGCTGTTCGGCCAGACATTTGCCGACATTACCCCCGAACACGCCGCGCAGGCCGAAGCCGTTACCGCCAAAATCTGCCGCCGCCTCGACGAAATGAAAGCGCATTCGGCGTTCGACCAAACCGGCATCACCGCGCTGGAAGCAGGGTACGAGGCCGTCTGA
- the infC gene encoding translation initiation factor IF-3: MIAQEREARINGEITAKEVRLISDSGEQLGVVSVREALAMAEEQDVDLVEISPTAKPPVCKLMDYGKYKYQQAKKRDEAKKNQKQVQIKEIKFRPGTDEGDYQIKMRNINRFLADGDKVKVTLRFRGREMAHQQLGAQLLERVKEDLAEVAQIESFPKMEGRQMVMMIAPKKK; the protein is encoded by the coding sequence ATCATCGCTCAAGAACGCGAAGCACGAATCAACGGCGAAATCACCGCCAAAGAAGTGCGATTAATCAGTGATTCAGGAGAACAGCTCGGTGTCGTGTCTGTTCGTGAGGCTCTGGCTATGGCCGAAGAGCAGGACGTTGATTTGGTGGAAATTTCCCCTACCGCCAAACCGCCCGTCTGCAAACTCATGGACTACGGCAAATACAAATACCAGCAGGCGAAAAAACGCGACGAAGCCAAGAAAAACCAAAAGCAGGTGCAGATTAAGGAAATCAAGTTCCGTCCGGGTACCGACGAAGGCGATTACCAAATCAAGATGCGCAACATCAACCGCTTTTTGGCTGACGGTGACAAGGTGAAAGTAACCTTGCGTTTCCGCGGTCGCGAGATGGCCCACCAGCAGCTTGGCGCACAACTTTTGGAACGTGTAAAAGAAGATTTGGCCGAAGTGGCTCAAATCGAATCGTTCCCGAAAATGGAAGGCCGTCAGATGGTGATGATGATTGCGCCTAAAAAGAAATAA
- the thrS gene encoding threonine--tRNA ligase, translating to MLNITLPDGSVRQYEAPVTVAQIAASIGSGLAKATVAGKVNGRLVDASDPINEDAHVQIITPKDQEGVEIIRHSCAHLVGHAVKQLYPEAKMVIGPVIEEGFYYDIATEKPFTPEDVAAIETRMKELIAQDYDVVKIMTPRAEAIKIFADRGEEYKLRLIEDMPEVEAMGMYHHQEYVDMCRGPHVPNTRFLKNFKLTKLAGAYWRGDSNNEMLQRIYGTAWASKEELKAYIQRIEEAEKRDHRKLGKQLDLFHLQEEAPGMVFWHPKGWALWQVIEQHMRKELDAAGYKEVKTPQIMDKTFWEKSGHWENYKDNMFVTSSEKREYAVKPMNCPGHVQIFKHGLRSYRDLPMRLAEFGSCHRNEPSGALHGLMRVRGFVQDDAHIFCTEDQIVAESRAFNELLMRIYRQFGFHDVSVKLSLRPEKRAGSDGIWDKAENGLREALTACGVEWEELPGEGAFYGPKIEYHVKDAIGRSWQCGTLQLDFVLPERLDAEYVTEDNGRARPVMLHRAILGSLERFIGILIENHTGSFPLWLAPVQMVVMNITEHQADYCREVAAKLQTAGFRVELDLRNEKIGYKIRDNSQYRFPYQIVIGDKEKQEGKVAVRRKAEDLGSLELDDFIAQLKQEIAESLANH from the coding sequence ATGCTGAACATCACTTTGCCCGACGGCTCTGTCCGCCAATACGAAGCCCCCGTTACCGTTGCCCAAATCGCAGCGTCCATCGGTTCGGGTTTGGCGAAAGCGACGGTGGCCGGTAAGGTCAACGGCAGATTGGTGGATGCGTCAGACCCGATTAACGAAGATGCGCATGTGCAGATTATTACGCCTAAAGACCAAGAGGGTGTGGAAATTATCCGCCATTCCTGCGCGCATTTGGTCGGTCATGCCGTCAAACAGCTTTATCCGGAAGCCAAAATGGTCATCGGCCCGGTGATCGAAGAGGGCTTCTATTACGACATCGCTACGGAAAAGCCGTTTACCCCTGAAGATGTCGCCGCCATCGAAACGCGTATGAAAGAATTGATTGCGCAGGATTACGATGTCGTCAAAATCATGACCCCGCGCGCGGAGGCGATTAAAATTTTCGCCGACCGCGGCGAGGAATATAAACTGCGTCTGATTGAAGATATGCCCGAAGTGGAAGCGATGGGGATGTATCATCATCAGGAATATGTCGATATGTGCCGTGGCCCGCATGTGCCGAATACCCGTTTCCTGAAAAACTTCAAACTGACCAAGCTGGCAGGCGCTTATTGGCGCGGCGACAGCAACAACGAAATGCTGCAACGTATCTACGGTACGGCTTGGGCAAGTAAAGAAGAGCTGAAGGCCTATATCCAGCGGATTGAGGAAGCGGAAAAACGCGACCACCGCAAATTGGGCAAGCAGCTTGATTTGTTCCATTTGCAGGAAGAGGCGCCGGGTATGGTGTTTTGGCACCCGAAAGGCTGGGCACTTTGGCAGGTGATTGAGCAGCATATGCGCAAAGAATTGGATGCTGCGGGCTATAAAGAGGTGAAAACACCTCAGATTATGGACAAAACTTTTTGGGAAAAATCCGGCCACTGGGAAAACTACAAAGACAATATGTTTGTCACCAGTTCGGAAAAGCGCGAATACGCGGTTAAGCCGATGAATTGCCCGGGACACGTCCAGATTTTCAAGCACGGCCTGCGCTCTTACCGCGATCTGCCGATGCGCTTGGCGGAGTTCGGTTCGTGCCACCGAAATGAACCTTCCGGCGCTTTGCACGGTCTGATGCGTGTGCGCGGATTTGTTCAGGATGATGCGCATATTTTCTGTACCGAAGATCAGATTGTCGCCGAATCCCGCGCGTTTAACGAACTTTTAATGCGCATTTACAGGCAGTTCGGCTTTCATGATGTGTCCGTCAAACTTTCGCTGCGCCCCGAAAAACGTGCGGGCAGCGACGGAATTTGGGATAAAGCCGAAAACGGCTTGCGCGAAGCCTTAACCGCTTGCGGTGTCGAATGGGAAGAATTGCCGGGTGAGGGCGCGTTTTACGGCCCCAAAATCGAATACCATGTCAAAGATGCCATCGGCCGCTCTTGGCAGTGCGGTACTTTGCAGTTGGATTTTGTTCTGCCCGAGCGTTTGGATGCCGAATATGTAACCGAAGACAACGGTCGTGCCCGTCCGGTTATGCTGCACCGCGCCATTCTCGGCTCGCTGGAGCGCTTTATCGGTATCTTGATTGAAAACCATACCGGTTCGTTCCCGTTGTGGCTGGCGCCGGTGCAGATGGTGGTAATGAATATTACCGAGCACCAAGCCGATTACTGCCGCGAAGTGGCGGCAAAACTTCAGACGGCAGGTTTCCGTGTCGAGTTGGATTTGCGTAACGAAAAAATCGGCTACAAAATCCGCGACAACAGCCAATACCGCTTCCCTTATCAAATCGTGATTGGCGATAAAGAGAAGCAGGAAGGCAAAGTGGCCGTGCGCCGCAAAGCAGAAGATTTAGGTTCGCTGGAGTTGGATGATTTTATCGCTCAGTTGAAGCAGGAAATCGCAGAATCTCTGGCCAATCATTAA